In the genome of Achromobacter sp. MFA1 R4, the window GGTCGTGTCCGTGGTGCGCGATCTCTATTACCAGGGCCAGCATCGGCAGGTGCTGGTCGTCGTGGCCGAAAGCACCGGCAAGCGCATCGAAGCCGAGAACAGCGCGCGGCGCCAGGAAATCCTGCGCGACGCGCGGATGCTGGCGCTGGTCGTGGTGCTGGTCTGGTGGGGCGTGTCCTGGGCCTTGAAGCCGCTGCGCCGGCTGCAGGCCGACATCCGCGCGCGCCGCTCCGATGACCTGACGCCGCTGGACGCCTCGCGCGTGCCCAGCGAAGTCGCGCCGCTGGTCGAAGCCGTCAACCACCACATCGCCCGTTACCGGCGGGTGCTCGACGAGCAATCGAACTTCCTGGCCGACGCCTCCCACCAGTTGCGCACCCCGCTCGCCATCATGCTGACGCAGGCGCAGTACACGCTGCGCGAACGCGATCCGGCGCGCGCGCGCGAAGGCCTGCGCGCCATCGTCGACCAGCTCGGGCGCACGCGCCGCCTCACCGAACAGCTCCTGTCGCTGGCGCATGCCAACCAGGCTGGCCAGACTCCGCGCCAGTTGCTGGACATGAATGCCGTATCGCGCGAAGTCGTGCTGCAGTACCTGCCGCTGGCGCACGAGAAGCAGCAGGACCTGGGCTGGGTGCAGGCAGACGCCGAAGACGGGCAGGACACGCCCGTGCAGGTGTCCGGCAACGAGGCCGAACTGCACGAGGCCTTGTCGAACCTGGTCCACAACGCCATCCATTACGCGCCGGTCGGCGCCCGCATCACGGTGTCCGTCTGCCCGGTGGAAAACCGCGTCGAGGTCGCCGTGTCCGACAATGGACCCGGCCTGGAACCGGTCATGCGCAAACGCGCCTTCACGCGTTTCGAGCGCGTGGGCACGGACAAGCCGGTGGCGTCCTCGGGCTCCGGTCTGGGTCTGGGCATCGCGCGCGCCTACGCCCGGCGCAACGACGGCGATATCGAGCTGCGCGACGGCGAGCCCAACAGCCAGGGCGGGGTGGGCCTCGCGTCGGTGCTGTGGCTGCCGCTGGCGCCCACTGTCTCACAGTACCCGCGACCTGCCGAGGTCCAGCTCAAGGGCGATCAGTAGCGCCCGCCTTTTCCCGCCTTTCCGCCTTGTTTTTCGCGGCTGTCGCCGCTGCCGATCAGGGATAACCCCCGGATTCAGGAACCCGACAGCGCATAGAAAGCGGATTAGCAGCTTCCTTCCGTAATCTGCGTTCCGGCCTGTCGTCAGGGGCCGGGCGTCGCTCGTTTCGGGCGGCGCATCGCGGGCCGGCGCAGCCCGGCACAAGGAAGGAGGATGGAAGTGCAAAAGACAATCAACAGAAAGGACTATTACGGCGGCGCGCTGATGGTCCTGATCGGGCTGGCCGCGATCTATGGCGGAACCGACTATCACATCGGCACGCTCAGCCACATGGGCCCGGGCTTCTTTCCCGCGGCGCTCGGCGGCCTGCTGGCGCTGACCGGCGTGCTGATCGCGCTGTCGGCGCGCTCGGACGCACCTGCCGCGCCCGCGCCGGCAGAGGGCCATCCCACCGGCATGCCCGACATCCGCGGCAGCGTGTGCATCCTGCTCGGCATCCTGGCCTTCCTGCTGCTGGGCCATTACGGCGGCCTCTTGCCCGCCACGTTCGCCATCGTCTTCATCTCGGCGCTGGGCGACCGCAAGAACACGATCAAGCAGGCCATCCTGCTGTCGATCGCCATGTCCGCGATCGCGGTCGTCGTTTTCTGGTGGGCGCTGCAGTTGCAGCTTCCGCTGTTTCGTTGGGGTTGAAGCGCCATGATCTCTCAAGCTCTGGTAGACCTTTGGTACGGCTTTGGCGTTGCGTTCCAACTGCACAACCTGATGTGGTCGTTCTTCGGCGTGCTGGTGGGCAACCTCATCGGCGTGCTGCCCGGCATGGGCGCGCTGTCGGCCATTTCCATCCTGCTGCCGCTGACCTACGTCATGCAGCCCGTGCCCGCCATCCTGATGCTGGCCGGGATTTTCTACGGCTCGCAGTACGGCGGCGCCATCGGCGCGATCCTGCTCAACCTGCCTTCGCATCCGCCGCACGCGGTCACCTGCCTCGATGGGTATCCATTGACCAAGCAGGGCAAGGGCGGCACGGCGCTGGGCATCACGATGATCTGCTCGTTCTTCGCGGCGTCGGTCGGCATCATCGTCATGATCTTCGCATCGCCCCTGCTGGTCGAGGTGGCGTTCAAGTTCGGCCCGACCGAGATCTTCTCGATCATGCTGCTGGGCCTGCTGGCGGGCGCCACCATGTCGCGCGGCTCGCCGCTCAAGGGCGTGGCGATGACGCTGTTCGGCCTGATGTGCGGCGTGGTGGGCACGGACGTGAACACCGGCACCATCCGCTTCTCGTTCGGCCTGCTGGACCTGTCTGACGGCCTGGAACTGGTCGCGATCTCGATGGGCCTGTTCGGCGTTGCGGACTTCCTGATGAGCGTGAACCGCATGACCATCATCGGCAGCGGCGCCAAGCTGCGCCTGCGCGACATGCGGCCCAGCAAGCAGGAGCTGAAGACGGCCTTCTGGCCCATGGTGCGCGGCACGGCCGTCGGCACGCTGTTCGGCGCCATGCCCGGCACCGGTCCCACCATCACCACGTTTGTCGCCTATGCGCTGGAGCGCAAGATCTCCAAGACGCCCGAGAAATTCGGCACCGGCATGATCGCCGGCGTGGCTTCGCCCGAAGCGTCGTCGCACTCGAAGACGCAGGTCGATTTCATCCCGACGATGAGCCTGGGCATTCCCGGCGACGCCGTGATGGCGCTGATCCTGGGGGCGCTCCTGATCCAGGGCATCCAGCCCGGCCCGCAGCTCATCACCGAGCATCCGGACATCTTCTGGGGGCTGATCGCCAGTTTCTGGGTGGGCAATGTGCTGCTCATGGTGCTGAACGTGCCGCTCATCGGCGTGTGGGTCAAGCTGCTGCAGGTGCCGTATCGCTACCTGTTCCCGTCCGCGCTGTTCTTTATCGCGGTGGGCGTGTATAGCACCCAGAACAGCCTCTTCCAGATATGGGAAGTCCTTGCCTTCGGCGTGATCGGGGCCATCCTGATGACACTGGAGTTTTCGGTGGCGCCCATCCTGCTGGGCTTCGTGCTGGGGCCCATGGTCGAAGAGAATTTCCGCCGCGCGCTGCTGTTGTCGCGCGGTGACCTGGGAGTGTTCATCGAACGGCCCATCAGCGCGTGGTTCATCGGCGCGAGCGCCTTGCTGGTCGCGCTGCAGGTCTGGGCCTACCTGCGTCGCAACAAGGGCAAGAACAAGCCCCAGGTGCCGCAGACCGCCTGATCGCCCGTCTTTCGATGCAGGCGCACACGGCCCGGCTTCATGCCGGGCCGTTTGATTTGTGCGCCAGCATCCCTCATGCTTGGGGTTTTCATCGCTCGCGCGCTGCCACCATGCATATTCTCTTTGCTTGTCCCCATCACGATCCTGATTCCTGGGTGCCTCGCCTCGAGGCCGCCATGCCCGGCTGCCGCATCTCGGTGTGGAATCCCGAAGGCCCGCCGTCCGGCGCGCAAGTCGCCCTGGTGTGGCGTCCGCCGGCCGAGCTCTTCAAGCACGAAACCCAGCTGCAGACCTTGTTCAATCTGGGCGCGGGCGTCGATGCGCTGCTGAAGATGCCGGAGATCCCCCCGCACGTGCGCATCGTCCGTCTCGAAGACGCCGGCATGGCGGTGCAGATGGCCGAATACGCGCTGTATGCGCTGCTGCGCGTCTCGCGCGATTTCGAAGCCTTCGACCAGGCCCAGGCGCGCCAGCACTGGGATACCCGCGAGGGCACGCGCCAGGCCGATTGGCCGGTGGGCGTGCTGGGGCTGGGGCAGGTGGGCGCGCGCGTCGCGCAGACGCTCGCCGAGTTCGGCTATCCGGTGGCGGGCTGGTCGCGCTCGCCGCGCGAGATTCCCGGCGTGCAGTCCTTTGCCGGCGAAGCCGCATTGCCCGATTTCCTGGCGCGCACGCGCTTTCTGGTCAACGTGCTGCCATTGACCCCGGATACGCAGGGCATCCTCAATCGCGAAACCCTGTCGCGCCTCTTGCCCAATGCGCATCTGGTCAACGTGGGCCGAGGGGAGCATCTGGTCGAAGACGACCTGGTGCAGATGCTCGAAGAGGGCGAAATCGCGGGGGCCACGCTGGACGTTTTCCACGAGGAACCGCTGCCCAAGGACCATCCGTTCTGGCATGACCCGCGCGTCCACGTCACGCCGCACATCGCGGCACGCACGCTGCGCGACGAAAGCATCGAGCAGATCGCGGGCAAGGTCGCGCGCCTGATGCGCGGCGAGCCCATCACCGGCGTGGTCGAGCGCACGCGCGGCTACTGAGGCGTCGGCGCCGCGGCTTTCTCCAGCCGCTGGTACATCGAGGGCAGGCGCTGCGACAGGAAGTCCAGCAGGGTGCGCACGGCGGGCATCATGCCCCGCCGCGACGGATAGATGCAGTGCACGATGCCCTCGGGCGATTGCCACTGCGGCAGCACCGGCACGAGCTGCCCGCGGCGCAGTTCTTCCTGCGTCGCGATCGACGGCAGCAAGGCGATGCCGCGCCCGCGCACGGCTGCCTCCGTCAGGACGATGAAATCGTTGCACGAGAGCTGCGGCTTCAGTTCGATCTGCACCTCTTCGCCCTTGTCATTGCGCAGCGGCCAGCGCACTTCGTTCTGCGGATCGCTGAAACTCAGCGTGGTGTGCGACGCCAGGTCCTGCGGCGTGTCCGGCGCGCCGTGGCGCTGCAGATAACCTGGGCTGGCCACCAGCGTGCCGCGCGCCGTGCCCAGGTGGCGCACGACCAGTTCCGCGTCCGTGTCCAGCTTGGTGCGGACCCGCAGGGCCAGGTCCACGCCTTCGCGGATCAGGTCCACGCGCCGGTTCGTGACCAGCAACTGCACGGAAATCGCGGGCCATGCATCCAGGAATTCGGGCAGCAGCGGAGCCAGCACATCCTGGGCGATCGACACCGGGCAACTCACGATCACCGGGCCCGTGGGCTCGGCCTGCAATTGGCGCATGGCGTCGTCCGCCGCCCGCGCCGATGCGGCCATTTCCCGGCAGTAGTGCAGGTAGCGTTCGCCGGCGGACGTGAGCCGCAGCCGGCGGGTGGTGCGCTGCAGGAGGCGCACGCCCAGGCTCTCTTCCAGGTGGGAGATCCGGCGGGAGAGGCGGGACTTCGGGATGTCCAATGCCCGCGCGGCGGCGCTGAACCCCCCTTGCTCAACGACTTGGGAAAAGTAGTAAAGGTCGTTTAGATCTTGCATGATTGTTCTATGTTTGGAACGAACAGTTCATCATACCCGTATTTATGTATCTAATTAACCCATCTACAGTGACGCCATGCACAACGGATCTGCCAACGCCGCCGCAGCGGCAAGGCCCCGCCCGATCATCCTGACGGGCTCGGCGGCGACAGGTCCAGCCGCCCGTCCCGGGGCGGTCCCACTGGAGATATTGCAATGAAGACCCTGGTCATCCTTTCCTCGATTCTCGGCGAGCGTTCCAACAGCAAGCAATTGGCCGATCACTTGATCGCGCGCATCAAGTCGTCCAACCCCGCAGCCGCGGTCAAGGTCCGCGACATCGGCGCGCAGCCCATTCCGTATTTCGACGGCAACACCGCCGGCGCTCTCTTCACCCCGGCCGAAGCCCGCACCGTGGAGCAGCAGCGCCTCGTCGAACTCAGCGATTCGCTCGTGGCCGAGCTGATGGAGGCCGACCGAATCGTGTTCGCCGTGCCCGTGTACAACTTCAACCTGCCGGCGCAATTCAAGAGCTATCTGGATCACCTTGCCCGGGCCGGCGTCACGTTCCGTTATACGCCGGAAGGCGTGCCCGAGGGGCTGGTCAAGGGTAAACAGGTGGTCGTGCTGACGGCGCGCGGCGGCAAGGCCGAAGGCACGCCCTCGGACACGATGACGCCTTACCTGCGCCAGATGCTGGGCTTTCTGGGCATGCACGACGTGACCTTCATCGCGGCCGAAGGCATGGCCATGGGCGAAGTCGCCGCGCTGGAAGGCCTGGCCCTCGCCAAGCAGCGCATCGACGCGCTGCTGCCCGCTGCCAGCGAGGCCACGCTCGCTGCGTGAACCATGGGCCTTGGGCCATGAGCCGTGAACCCTAGGCCGTGAGACGTAAATCGCAAGCCTTGCGATCTACGCCCTACACCATGAGGGCATGTCCGAAAAAAATGGCGAGCCCCGAGGCTCGCCATTTTTGTTTGGCCGAACTGCAGCCGAACTGCAGCCGAAATGCAGCAGTACTGCCGCGTCAGTCGCGCAGGCGCTTGATGAGGCTGGACGTGTCCCAGCGGCCGCCGCCCAGCTTCTGGACGTCGCCATAGAACTGGTCCACCAGCGCGGTCAACGGCAGGCGCGCGCCGTTGTTGCGCGCCTCGGCCAGCACCAGGCCCAGGTCCTTGCGCATCCAGTCCACCGCGAATCCGAAGTCGAACTTGTCGTCGACCATGGTGCCGCCACGGTTCTCCATTTGCCAGCTTTGCGCCGCGCCCTTGCTGATCACGTCGAGCACCAGCTTCATGTCCAGGTCGGCCGCCTGGCCGAACGCGATGGCTTCGGACAGGCCCTGCACGATCCCCGCGATGCAGATCTGGTTGACCATCTTGGCAAGCTGTCCGGCGCCCGGGGGGCCCACCAGCGTGACCGCGCGGCCGAAGGATTGCGCGACGGGCTTGATGGCGTCGAAAACGGCCGGCTCCCCGCCGCACATGATCGTCAGCACGCCGTTCACCGCGCCGGCCTGGCCGCCGGACACGGGCGCGTCCACGAAGTTCAGGCCCAGTTGCTTGGCTTGCGCATGCAGTTCGCGGGCAACGTCCGCCGACGCGGTCGTGTGGTCGACGAACACGGCGCCCGGCGCCATGCCGGCGAACGCGCCGTCCGGGCCCAGCACAACGCTGCGCAGGTCGTCGTCGTTGCCCACGCAGGCAAAGACGATCTGGGCGTCCGCAACCGCTTCGCGCGGCGTGGATGCGCTATGGCCGCCGAACTCGGCAACCCAGGCCTGGGCCTTGGCGGGCGTGCGGTTATAGACGGTCACGTCATGCCCGGCGCGGGCCAGGTGACCGGCCATGGGCAAGCCCATCACGCCCAATCCGAGGAAAGCGACTTTCTGGGCCACGACCGCGTCGTAGCTCTTGGTACCGATCGTTGCCATGCAATGGACTCCGCTCAATAAGGGTAGGTCTGTTTCAGGACACTAACCTTAACGCAATCAAAAGCCGGCGGCGAGCCCATCGCGTCGGCTGTCGCTGGCGCTGACGTAGCCGTCCACGGCCGGATCGCCCAGGCGCCAGATGAATTGGCCGGATCCGAAATCCATGTAGGGATCGTCCATGCCCTGCAGCACGTGACCGCGCTCGCGCAGGCCGTCGGCGACGGCGGATGAGACCGTCGGTTCCAGATCCACTTCCAGGCCTCGGTTCCATTTCCAGCGTGGCGCGTCGCAAGCGGCCTGCGGTTGCTGGCCGTAGTCCAGCATGCGCACCAAGGCCTGCATCTGGCCCTGCGGCTGCATATTGCCGCCCATGACGCCAAAGCTCATCACCGGCGCGCCGTCGCGCATCAGAAAGCCCGGGATGATCGTATGGAAAGGCCGCTTGCCGCCCGCGACCACGTTGGGGTGGGCCGGGTCGGCGCTGAAGCAGTGCCCGCGGTTCTGCAGGCTTACGCCCGTGCCGGGCACCACGACGCCGGACCCGAATCCCATGTAGTTCGACTGGATGAAGCTGACCATCATGCCATTGCGATCCGCGGCGGTCAGGTAAACCGTGCCGCCCTGCGGCGCATGGCCCGACGCGAAAGCCTGGGCCGATCGCGGATCGATCAGGCGCGCGCGCTCGGCCAGATAATCCGCGCGCAGCATCTGCTCGGGCGCAATCCGCATGTGGCGCGCGTCGGCCACGTGCGCGTAGACGTCGGCAAATGCAAGCTTCATCGCCTCGATCAGCAGGTGTTGCGTGTCGGGATGGTCGATCGG includes:
- a CDS encoding glyoxylate/hydroxypyruvate reductase A; protein product: MHILFACPHHDPDSWVPRLEAAMPGCRISVWNPEGPPSGAQVALVWRPPAELFKHETQLQTLFNLGAGVDALLKMPEIPPHVRIVRLEDAGMAVQMAEYALYALLRVSRDFEAFDQAQARQHWDTREGTRQADWPVGVLGLGQVGARVAQTLAEFGYPVAGWSRSPREIPGVQSFAGEAALPDFLARTRFLVNVLPLTPDTQGILNRETLSRLLPNAHLVNVGRGEHLVEDDLVQMLEEGEIAGATLDVFHEEPLPKDHPFWHDPRVHVTPHIAARTLRDESIEQIAGKVARLMRGEPITGVVERTRGY
- a CDS encoding tripartite tricarboxylate transporter permease, producing MISQALVDLWYGFGVAFQLHNLMWSFFGVLVGNLIGVLPGMGALSAISILLPLTYVMQPVPAILMLAGIFYGSQYGGAIGAILLNLPSHPPHAVTCLDGYPLTKQGKGGTALGITMICSFFAASVGIIVMIFASPLLVEVAFKFGPTEIFSIMLLGLLAGATMSRGSPLKGVAMTLFGLMCGVVGTDVNTGTIRFSFGLLDLSDGLELVAISMGLFGVADFLMSVNRMTIIGSGAKLRLRDMRPSKQELKTAFWPMVRGTAVGTLFGAMPGTGPTITTFVAYALERKISKTPEKFGTGMIAGVASPEASSHSKTQVDFIPTMSLGIPGDAVMALILGALLIQGIQPGPQLITEHPDIFWGLIASFWVGNVLLMVLNVPLIGVWVKLLQVPYRYLFPSALFFIAVGVYSTQNSLFQIWEVLAFGVIGAILMTLEFSVAPILLGFVLGPMVEENFRRALLLSRGDLGVFIERPISAWFIGASALLVALQVWAYLRRNKGKNKPQVPQTA
- a CDS encoding FMN-dependent NADH-azoreductase, which encodes MKTLVILSSILGERSNSKQLADHLIARIKSSNPAAAVKVRDIGAQPIPYFDGNTAGALFTPAEARTVEQQRLVELSDSLVAELMEADRIVFAVPVYNFNLPAQFKSYLDHLARAGVTFRYTPEGVPEGLVKGKQVVVLTARGGKAEGTPSDTMTPYLRQMLGFLGMHDVTFIAAEGMAMGEVAALEGLALAKQRIDALLPAASEATLAA
- a CDS encoding NAD(P)-dependent oxidoreductase: MATIGTKSYDAVVAQKVAFLGLGVMGLPMAGHLARAGHDVTVYNRTPAKAQAWVAEFGGHSASTPREAVADAQIVFACVGNDDDLRSVVLGPDGAFAGMAPGAVFVDHTTASADVARELHAQAKQLGLNFVDAPVSGGQAGAVNGVLTIMCGGEPAVFDAIKPVAQSFGRAVTLVGPPGAGQLAKMVNQICIAGIVQGLSEAIAFGQAADLDMKLVLDVISKGAAQSWQMENRGGTMVDDKFDFGFAVDWMRKDLGLVLAEARNNGARLPLTALVDQFYGDVQKLGGGRWDTSSLIKRLRD
- a CDS encoding LysR family transcriptional regulator — its product is MQDLNDLYYFSQVVEQGGFSAAARALDIPKSRLSRRISHLEESLGVRLLQRTTRRLRLTSAGERYLHYCREMAASARAADDAMRQLQAEPTGPVIVSCPVSIAQDVLAPLLPEFLDAWPAISVQLLVTNRRVDLIREGVDLALRVRTKLDTDAELVVRHLGTARGTLVASPGYLQRHGAPDTPQDLASHTTLSFSDPQNEVRWPLRNDKGEEVQIELKPQLSCNDFIVLTEAAVRGRGIALLPSIATQEELRRGQLVPVLPQWQSPEGIVHCIYPSRRGMMPAVRTLLDFLSQRLPSMYQRLEKAAAPTPQ
- a CDS encoding sensor histidine kinase; the encoded protein is MSLRIPGLPRVGIRALLIILLLPGVVVLLVIDSLNDYRTLSEITNEAYDSALVEPARVLESSLEFTPDGNLQVATPLYAQVMLESRAGLRKYFRIEEIDPPLPDDAPVPVTQGKTLLGMPEMPRPPSWPRSNGQPIFYDGVYRNDPVRVVSVVRDLYYQGQHRQVLVVVAESTGKRIEAENSARRQEILRDARMLALVVVLVWWGVSWALKPLRRLQADIRARRSDDLTPLDASRVPSEVAPLVEAVNHHIARYRRVLDEQSNFLADASHQLRTPLAIMLTQAQYTLRERDPARAREGLRAIVDQLGRTRRLTEQLLSLAHANQAGQTPRQLLDMNAVSREVVLQYLPLAHEKQQDLGWVQADAEDGQDTPVQVSGNEAELHEALSNLVHNAIHYAPVGARITVSVCPVENRVEVAVSDNGPGLEPVMRKRAFTRFERVGTDKPVASSGSGLGLGIARAYARRNDGDIELRDGEPNSQGGVGLASVLWLPLAPTVSQYPRPAEVQLKGDQ
- a CDS encoding tripartite tricarboxylate transporter TctB family protein gives rise to the protein MEVQKTINRKDYYGGALMVLIGLAAIYGGTDYHIGTLSHMGPGFFPAALGGLLALTGVLIALSARSDAPAAPAPAEGHPTGMPDIRGSVCILLGILAFLLLGHYGGLLPATFAIVFISALGDRKNTIKQAILLSIAMSAIAVVVFWWALQLQLPLFRWG